DNA from Sulfitobacter albidus:
TCGTTGGCATCCCGATCTATTTCTACGCCGTGCTGTCGGATGGCACGACCGCGTCGAACCGCGCGGCATTCTTTGCCATCGGCACCTTCATGGCCGGTTGGATCATCCTCTACGGCCTCGTTCAGGCCAATGCGCCGCGCCTTTTGCGCGCCCGAACGCGGGGCCATGCGGATCTGATCGGCGCCGCGCGCGGCTGGGGTTGGGCGCTTGCGGTGGTGCCCGCCGGGCTGACCATTGCCGCGCTGATCGCCGGCGCGCCGCAGATGTGGCTGACGGCGACGCTGGTTGTCGGCCTGCTGATGTTTGGCGCGATCTTTGCGGTGAATTCATCGCTGCACTCCTATCTGATCCTGTCTTTCAGCAAGGCCGAGCGCGTGACGATGGATGTGGGCTTTTATTACATGGCCAACGCCTGCGGGCGGCTGGTGGGGACGCTTCTGTCGGGGATGACCTACCAGACCGGTGGCCTGCCTTTGATGCTGGGGACTGCGACGGGGATGGTGGTACTCTCGGCGGTGGTTGTTGGGCGCCTCCGGCCAGAGCCGCGCGAAATCGGCTAAGCGGCCTGCAACACCGCCTTAGAGGCTTCAAGATACGGCGAATGTTCGGCGTGCGGTTCTTGTGAGGATCAGGCGGGACCAAGACTGCGCCCGGGCGGCGCTGCATCGAAACGGCTGAGTTCAGACGAACTGACATCCTTGAAAGACGGGATGCCAAGCTGACCCAATGCGCGGGTCAGTTCCAATTGCAATATATCGAACGCGCGCCCGGCGCCCGCGTCATCCCCGGCACCGACACCGTAGGCAAACGCGCGCCCGGCAAAGGCAAAATCGGCCCCAAGGGCTTTTGCGCGCAGGATATCCGCACCCCGCCGGATACCACTGTCGAGGATCAGGGTCATGCGGCCCGCGACGGCTTCGGCGATGGCGGGCAGGGCGTCGATCGTCGGCGGGCCAAAGGCTACCTGACGGCCGCCGTGGTTGGACACGACAATCCCGTCGCAGCCAATGTCGGCGCAGGCCACCGCATCCTTTGCATGCAGAATACCTTTGACCAAAAGCCTGCCCCGCCAGCGGGCCCGCAAGCGTTTGAGGTCTTCCCATGTAAATCCGGGCGTAATCAGGGTTTTCTGCACCTCCGCGTAGGATGTAGCGCTTTTCAAAAGATCAGCGTAGTTCGCCACGTTCGGCGTGCCGTGTTTCAGACTGGTGAGCGCCCAACGCGGGTTCATGGCGCATTGCAGGATCACCTCGGGTGTAAACCGAAACGGCACCGCAAGCTGGTTGCGGATGTCGCGGTCACGCTTGCCCGCGGCAGGGACGTCCGCCGTGACCATCAACGTGGTGTAGCCTGCGGCCTCTGCCCGCGCGATCAGCCCTTCGGTGACATCCGCATCGCTGGACACATATAGCTGAAACCAGCCGTTTCCGTCCGCGGCTTCGGCAAGCTGTTCCAGCGTGGTCGAGGAGGCTGAACTGGCCGTGTAGGGGATGTTTTGCGCCTTGCACAATCGCGCAAGCGTCAGGTCCGCCCCCGGCCAGAATGCGTTGAGCATGCCGATGGGAGCCATGCCGAAGGGCGCATCGAAAGTCTGTCCGAACACGGTTGCGCTTGTGTCGATGGTGGAGACATCCACCATGTAGCGGGGGGTCAGTTCGACATTCTCGAAGGCTTCGGTGTTGCGGCGCATGTTGCGTTCGTTTTCCGCCCCGCCATCCACCAGATCAAACGCAAAGCGCGGGATGCGGCGTTTGGCGCGCAGCCGCAAGTCTTCGATAGAGGCCGCGCGGTCGAGCCCCATCAGATCGACCACCCGCCATCCACGGCAAAGGCCTGGCCGGTGGTGAAGGCCGACAGGTCCCCGGCCAGATAACAGACCATTTCGGCAATTTCCGCAGGGCGGCCAAGTCGGCCCATGGGCTGGCGTTCCTTGAATGCGGCGAGAGCTTTGTCGAAGTCGCCGGTCGCGCTCAACCGGTCGTTCAGGGACGGGCTTTGCACTGTGCCGGGGCAGATCGCGTTGCAGCGTATGCCGTCACGGACAAAGTCGGCGGCGATGGCCTTTGTCATCCCGATGATCGCCGCCTTTGACGCGCCGTAGGCAAAGCGGCGCGGCGCGCCTTTTTCGCTGGAAACGATGGAGGAGATATTGATGATCGAACCGCACTTGTTGGCGAGCATGCCCGGCAGCACGGCCTTTGTGACGCGGTACATGGCCTTGGCGTTCAGAGCGAAGGCGCGATCCCAGACGTCCTCGTCGACATCAAGGATCGTGCCATCGTGTACCCAGCCTGCGCAATTGAGCAGGATGTCCAAGGGACCGGCGGACGCCACAAGTGCCTGCACAGCTGCCGCGTCCAGCACATCGAGTTCGTGGGCTGTGATATTCGGGGATGTGCGGGCCAATTCGGTAACGGCCGCGCTGTCCAGATCGGTCGCGATGACCTGTGCACCCCGTGCGGCAAGCGCCTCGGCACTCGCCCGTCCGATACCTGCACCCGCCGCGGTGATTAGCGCGGTCTTGCCTGTCAGGGATTGATCCATAGTCTTCCTCCTACCGGGCGAGCCAGCCACCGTCGACGGTGACCACGCTTCCGTGGCAATAGTTGGCCGCGTCTGACGCCAGAAAAACCGCCGCCCCCGCGATTTCCGACGGGTCCGCGAAACGGCCCGCCGGAATGCGTTCGAGCAACGCCCTCGAGCGGTCGGGATCGTCGCGCAGCGCTTGTGTGTTGTCGGTAGCGGTGTAGCCCGGCGCGATGCTGTTGACGTTGACACCGTGCGGTGCCCATTCGTTGCACAGAGCTCTGGTCAGGCCGACAACCGCGTGTTTGCTGGCGGCATACGCGGGTACGCGCAGGCCGCCCTGCGATGCGAGGACAGAGGACACGATGATGATCTTGCCAGCGCCCTGGGCAACCATGTGCGTCCCCGCCGCCTGAGATAGCAACCAGACGGAGTCGAGGTTCACCGAGAGCACGCGCCGCCAGTCCTTGAGCGGCATGTCAGTGCTCTCTTCGCGGTGGATGATGCCAGCGTTGTTGACCAAGATGTCCAGCCCGCCGAGGGCGTCGCTGGCAAAGCCTATGACCTGCTTTGCGGCTGCTTCATCCATGTCGGCAAAGTCGGCCTGCACGGCGGCGCCCTTGACGCCCAATTCCCCGATCCTGGCGAGGGTGTCGTCGGGTTGATGGCTGCGATAGGTCAGCGCCACGTTGGCCCCGGCGGCGGCAAGGCCAAGGGCGATGCCTTCGCCGATGCCGGTCGCCCCTCCGGTGACCAAGGCGCGGCGGCCTGTCAAATCAAACGGGTTGCCCATGTCAGTACCGGTTCGCGATCGGCAACTCTTCCGCGGGGAAGAGGCTGATGACCTCGCAGCCGGTTTCGGTCACGACGACTTCTTCCTCGATCCTTGCGGCGGAATAGCCATCGGTCGCAGGGCAGTAGGTTTCCAGTGCAAAGACCATGCCTGTCTTGATCTCCATCGGGTGATCCATCGACACGGCGCGCGAAATGATCGGTCGCTCGTGCAGGGCAAGTCCGAGTCCGTGGCCAAATTGTAGCCCAAAGGCCTGATCTTCATTCGCAAAGCCAAGCGATTGCGCGGTCGGCCAGACCTCGGCCACCTTGTCGGTAGACACGCCCGGTTTGATCATCGCGATGGACGCATCAATCCATTCGCGTGCCTTGGTATAGGCGTCGTTCTGCGACGGGGTTGCGCGGCCCACGTTGAAGGTGCGGTAGTAACAGGTGCGATAGCCCTGATAGGATTGCAGGATGTCAAAGAAGGCCTGATCGCCGGGCCGGATCAAACGGTCCGTGAAGTTGTGCGGGTGCGGATTGCAGCGCTCACCGGAAATGGCGTTGATCGCCTCCACATCGTCCGATCCCATCTCGTAGAGCATCTTGTTGGACAGCGCGACGATATCATTCTCGCGCACACCCGGTTTCAGCTCTTCGTAGATCATGTGGTACACGCCATCGACCATTGCAGCCGCTTGGGTCAAAAGCTGGATCTCATCGGTGTTCTTGATCTCGCGCGCGGCCAGCATGATCTGTTGGCCGTCGACAACGTTCAGGCCTTCCTGTTGCAGCGCGTGGAACATCGCCGTTTCAGCATAATCCACACCAACGGGCATGTCGGCCATGCCGGCGTCGCGGATCAATCCGGCGATCTGCTTGGCGTATTTCTGCATCAAGCCGAATTCAGGCGGGATCGTGCCGCGCATCCCGACGACGCCAGCAAGGCAATGGCTGGGCTCCAGCCAGTCGGAATGCCGCTTGTGGTGTTCGGCGGCGGATCCGAAATCCCAGACATAGGGGCTGTCGTCGCCTGTCAGCAAACAGAAACGGCACATCTTGTCTCGCTCCCATTCGCCGATCTTGGTCGCCGAGACATAGCGGATGTTGTT
Protein-coding regions in this window:
- a CDS encoding alpha-hydroxy acid oxidase, which produces MVDLMGLDRAASIEDLRLRAKRRIPRFAFDLVDGGAENERNMRRNTEAFENVELTPRYMVDVSTIDTSATVFGQTFDAPFGMAPIGMLNAFWPGADLTLARLCKAQNIPYTASSASSTTLEQLAEAADGNGWFQLYVSSDADVTEGLIARAEAAGYTTLMVTADVPAAGKRDRDIRNQLAVPFRFTPEVILQCAMNPRWALTSLKHGTPNVANYADLLKSATSYAEVQKTLITPGFTWEDLKRLRARWRGRLLVKGILHAKDAVACADIGCDGIVVSNHGGRQVAFGPPTIDALPAIAEAVAGRMTLILDSGIRRGADILRAKALGADFAFAGRAFAYGVGAGDDAGAGRAFDILQLELTRALGQLGIPSFKDVSSSELSRFDAAPPGRSLGPA
- a CDS encoding SDR family oxidoreductase: MDQSLTGKTALITAAGAGIGRASAEALAARGAQVIATDLDSAAVTELARTSPNITAHELDVLDAAAVQALVASAGPLDILLNCAGWVHDGTILDVDEDVWDRAFALNAKAMYRVTKAVLPGMLANKCGSIINISSIVSSEKGAPRRFAYGASKAAIIGMTKAIAADFVRDGIRCNAICPGTVQSPSLNDRLSATGDFDKALAAFKERQPMGRLGRPAEIAEMVCYLAGDLSAFTTGQAFAVDGGWSI
- a CDS encoding SDR family oxidoreductase, which encodes MGNPFDLTGRRALVTGGATGIGEGIALGLAAAGANVALTYRSHQPDDTLARIGELGVKGAAVQADFADMDEAAAKQVIGFASDALGGLDILVNNAGIIHREESTDMPLKDWRRVLSVNLDSVWLLSQAAGTHMVAQGAGKIIIVSSVLASQGGLRVPAYAASKHAVVGLTRALCNEWAPHGVNVNSIAPGYTATDNTQALRDDPDRSRALLERIPAGRFADPSEIAGAAVFLASDAANYCHGSVVTVDGGWLAR
- a CDS encoding M24 family metallopeptidase; its protein translation is MSERPGNALMPNLLTPQDLEPNWEWREKLPAHGHMSVDFERRIDHDRLRRYRLARTRQSLKASNAGTLLLFDVNNIRYVSATKIGEWERDKMCRFCLLTGDDSPYVWDFGSAAEHHKRHSDWLEPSHCLAGVVGMRGTIPPEFGLMQKYAKQIAGLIRDAGMADMPVGVDYAETAMFHALQQEGLNVVDGQQIMLAAREIKNTDEIQLLTQAAAMVDGVYHMIYEELKPGVRENDIVALSNKMLYEMGSDDVEAINAISGERCNPHPHNFTDRLIRPGDQAFFDILQSYQGYRTCYYRTFNVGRATPSQNDAYTKAREWIDASIAMIKPGVSTDKVAEVWPTAQSLGFANEDQAFGLQFGHGLGLALHERPIISRAVSMDHPMEIKTGMVFALETYCPATDGYSAARIEEEVVVTETGCEVISLFPAEELPIANRY